From Podospora bellae-mahoneyi strain CBS 112042 chromosome 5, whole genome shotgun sequence:
ACTGTGTTTTAGTTCGAGAATGCTCAGCGGAAACTTATCGGGTGTCCTTCGGCACAGAACTTACATCACACAAATGTTCAGCGTCATATCTCAGCTTTCCGGCAAGTGCAGGCAGGGCTGTCTGGCTTCCACCACTGGGCCACCGTGCCAGCGCAAACGTCCTTGGCCATCCCAAAGCCGGCCTTCAACTTCAGCGTCTCGGATCCGGAACCTTCAAAAGTCCCCGGGCCGGTTCTGTACTTCATGGATTTCATTATCAGATTCCCAGCGCCCTTGATGCCAGCCGCACTGGAACCTGCCAGTGTTTTGACCGCGACTGTCATTAACCTTCGGACTCCAAAGCTTGAGGGGGCTCTTGCTTCGAGTCCCACGCCTGTATGATCCGAGAGCGTGTCGTCGACCTCGTCATCGCTGTCGCTCAGGGGCTCGGGACCGTAGGCGTACCAGGTCTGACCGCGAACCGCGGATGAGCCCGCAGCAATAGCACGGCTGGTTACGGCCAACGTGTCTCTACTGGGCCCATCTCCGTTGGGATAATCGGCACCATCATCCGTTTCACCTTCGTCTGGGTCCAAacaccccccaccatccAGAACAGAGCAAATCTCGGAATTGCATTCAGCAACCGGGTTCAGTGACTCTTCGTTCACTTCACAACAGAGAGCTCTCTTTCGCCACCCTTGTTATGAAGGCCCATTGTCAGCAATGCTGTCGTGGCTTGGAAGGTTCCTTCAGCACGAGACGCAGGACTCACAATTGCAAGGGTAATCGGCATCCCCATAGTCGTTCGTAGCCAGGAAGATCTCATGTCTCTCGCAGTTAGGAACCGCACAGTCCTTGCTCCCTACCCAAGGGCACTTCTTGTAGGGAACTGGCTTGTTCTTGAGACAGCAGTAGTCGTTTCCCACCGTCCTCCCCCAGCGCTTATGAAGAGATGAAGGAAGGGTGATGGAACCATTCCGCTTCTTGAGCGACTCATCGTGCTTCCAGCACTTTTCATGAATGTCGGTGGCGTAAGCGACCTTTTTCCTCGTCGGCCTTGCAGTGCTTGCCACTGCGGCTTTTGTGTCAGTTGGCACCAGACACAGGCACCTAAAGGGAAATGGAGATCTCCCGGAAAGGACCGAACATACCATCCTTCAGTCCAGTAACACCCGTCGTTGATCTTGTCTAGCCCAACCTGACAGCACAGCTGCTTACCACTACGGCTGCATCGATTGGTGCCAGACTCGCCAGGACTGCCACCCCAGCTGGATCCGGCAATCTTGATCTCGCCCTCGCGGCACTGCCCGTTGCAGTCACCCCCTGAACCGCGCCACATGCATTTGTCCTTGAACCCAGCCGAGATGGGACAGACGATAGGCTTGCCGCATGTTTTTCCCTGTTGGAAATTACCCAGTTAGGTAGTCAgttcccatcccaaaccagTCCAGAAACGAACTGGTATCGGTGATGACCTTTTTCATGTCATTCACCTGCTCCAGGCTCCCTCGCTTCCCAAGCTTTTCATTGCCCGTCAAGGCCTTGTGCGCGTTGTTGTAATAGTCACCGAGTTCTGACGCCCAGATCAGCGAACCGGACAGTCCGAGGCTGTCAGCCCATTTGACCTTTTGAGCAAATGTCTCCCTGTCGTCGAACGAGATCCACTGGTCGTTGTCCCAGGAGAAGTACTTGACGGCGGCCTCTCTGTCGTGAATCACTTGGATGGCacgcttctttttgttttgcttggCGAGGATGTCTTGGACCTCGTAGTGGGCAAGGTCTTTTCGGTAGGTAGTAGGCAGGGGTTTTTTTTAGCTTGGTCTATGTATGTTAGTTCAACCTTGATGACAACTCACACCCGCCTGTACCGGTGCATACACCTTTCTCGGTACCACCTTTGAAGGGGCAGCCAGGTTTCGTGCACGAGGGATTTTGGAGCGTGAAGGCTCGGCCGTAGAGTCCGAAACCGAGCGCgacttgaggatggggggatgtTGACTCTCCAAAGCAGCTCGCAGGCAAGCTTGATCTCGGTCAGGTTGGTGTGCCCCTGAACAATTTTCCCGCCGTGGAGCTTGATGTCAGCAAGCAAACAGCCATCCGCCTCGCACAAACCAATGCGGAAACAGGAAAGCGACCCGGCTTACATCGGATTGTCTCCACCCCACACTTCATGCAGGTCGTACGACATCAGATTCAACCAGTCGGCATACTTCATCAAGCCTGGGAGGTCGAACCGCTTCAAATATCAGTACGAAGAAGGGGCAGTAAAGGTGAGGCCCAGCCTTCTACCTGACTTGTCAAATGCCTCTCGTAGCGTCTTGAACAGCTCGACATCGTTCTTGGTGTCATCCGGCTTGCCTCCGCGGTCTGGTGCGCCTGGGTACTCCCTTTCAGATGTTAATGCTTTTCATCTCGACATGTGAGCCACAAGCTTACCAGTCAAAATCAGCACCGTCAAAGCCGTACTGATTCATGAACTTGAGTAAGGCACGCGCAAATTTCTGACGGTTGGCAGCAGTTCGGGCAATGTTGCCAAACACGGGCTGTGCTGCTGTGCCATTATCGCTGAATGTCCACTTTCATTCGTCAGCTCATTAGACACACGTTACTGCTGTGGGGGTACGAAGGTCAAGAACTGCTCCGCCGATGGACACATATATCTGAAGCGAGGGTTTGATGCCCTTCAAGTCGACAACATCCTGAAAGGTCTTCGCCGGTGTCTGTGCATCCATAGTGGTGATTTCGAAACTGGAAGGGTCGATGTAGGCGAAGGCATAGTTGATGTGTGTCAAGCCGTCAACTGTGATGGGCATCTGTTGTCAACTGTGTGGTCAAACACAGCACTCGGAACGGCGACGAGCTTACTTGGTAAATCACGAGCGCTTGTTTGGTGGCATTTTGACCTGTCGTTCCATGCCTCCCAGTATCCAATGACTTCAGATGTCAGCATGTTCTGCGTAGGTGTCCCCACGGAGCCATTGCATGATGTGTGAAAAGTAAAAGAGTACCAACCTTTACTAAGCGTCttcccaccgccgcccccccgGGGGTGCAGGATGTTCGATACAGTTGGACTGACAGCAAATAGTGCAGAACTCTGAGAAACAAGTCAACAACCGGTTACTCAGTAGTGAGCTTGTGTTATTTGGCTCTTGTAAGAAGAAATACCTGAAGTCGTGCCGCAAAATCCATGCTGTGAACAGCTGGTAGCACAAAACGATCATCATTAGGCAACACACCTGAGTGACAGCCACGGTCAGCACGATGGAAACCTTCTCACCAGGTGTTCAAGGGGCATGTCGTCCCTGGGATTTTGGAATATTTTCCGCACTCGGCAGTAGCATCGCAGTGGCTCGAACAGCCAGAACCGCAGTACGTTGGCCCATAGCCGCAGAAGCCGTCTTTTCCGCAGCAATTCCCAGGCCTCATGATCCCCTACAAGCAGCTAGGGTTCAGCGACCAATGCATGACATCAGTCAACACGACACTGCCGTCATGTCCTGGCTGGCTTCACACACATACAGGCATCGGGTAAGCCACGCCCGTTTCTCTTGATCGATGTGGGTGAGGGAATGCTCATGCTGATATGTCGCTTCACTCAGCGATGCAAGCTTTCAGCTCTTGGAAGATTGTCAGCTTCGAGAACTATGTGATTCTTCCTGCAAAAAAGAGCTTGGCAATCTGCGCAACTCAATCAAGGCAGCTTGTACCGCGAAACAAGATCTTGTAGTCCCTAGGCGTGCGGGCGGTATTGCTTATCCAGGTAGGTCTCACAGTGTTTTCGCCATTCCGTCATGCCCAACCAGATTTGCATGTAAATCTTTAACAGCTTTCTCAGTCTCATTCTTTGCCGACCTTTATCTTTATGCAGCCGAGGCGTGATGTGTGAAGGATCCGTAAGACTTACCTCCCTCGAGTTTTCCAGGCTCCCCTTAGAAAGAAAGGCTAACATCATGCCTCTTAGTGCCAGTGGTATATTGTAAGTACCATGACTGCCCTGCTGGGTGATGTCAAAAGATGGCACAGCTGCATGATAAACAATGACATAGGTACTCCCCAGGTCTAACCTGATGAATATTGTCAGATGATATCCCTCAAGTTCAGCATTTCCGTTGATGACTTTTACTCAAGCCAAATTTCGACTAAAACTGCACCAATTTGTGGAAAGACACAGCCTACTGTGTCAAACTGGTCGGAAACATCGTGACGTACCCAGGCTACAAGACATCGACTgcctccaccagcttcaCTCGCCCAACCCCACAGCCCACAGCATCGGCGGCACCTATCCTCATACCTACTCTGCACCCCAAAGCGCCGGGGACAGTGAATGAATGTTTTCTTCACAGGAATGCCTGGGAAAGCTCCTTCATGGCAAATAATCAACTTTTCGCGGGCGGCAACAACTGCACCTCGTGGGCCAGTGTCGGCGACGTCACTATCCAACAACTTTTGGAGTGGAACCCCAGTTTGTCCGCAACCAAGTGCGAGTTCAAGCCCGGATCGAGCTACTGTGCGCGGAAGTGGGAAACAGAACGTATGCTCTTCCCGAGCCATCTAGTCCAAAACTTTGCTTTATGGGTAAACAGCAACTAACAAGCAGAACCAACCCAGCACCTCAACCAGAACCGCCCCACGATTATTGCCTCCCAGCTGACCCTTCACGAATCCCAGACACAACCCTCCAGCCCAAAGATTGCAGCTGCTACTTTGGTCTGCGGGCACAAGACAAATGTGTGTGGaaaactccccctccaatTCCCTCCACGACAAGCAAAGCCTCCATCTCTACTCCCACCAAGCCACCCACCTCAACGCAGAGACCAACCACCGCCCCATCAAGCATCACAAGACCACccgcctcaacagcagccccgAACTTCCCAGCGCCAACCCAACCAGGTGCTAACCCCTCCTGCAAGAAATGGCACGTCGTTGTAGGTAGAGACGGCTGCTGGGCAATCTCCAACCAGTACGGCGTCGCCCTGGAGGATTTCTACAAGTGAAACCCCGGCGTGGGGAGCGATTGCGGTGCGCTGTGGAAAGATTGCGCCGTTTGCGTTGGGGTTTGAAAAGCAGGTTTGTTCAGTTGCGTGCCTGCTTTCATCGGCAGGTTCTCTCGCAAACGGGTTCGACGGATGGTATGGATACCAGCAGACGCTTTTCCTGCTTCTACCTCTTGCACCCAGCTACGTTCAATGCTGCCCCAATACCTCATGCCCAGTGTGGGAGCACCTAAGCGATGAAGAGCACCGGTGAAAACCGGCATGTAATAATTACCCAccccccgccgcccccccccctccccctcccttccacATGTCCTTGCATCATGTCCTCTCTCCTCAGTCCTCAAAAGCATCCAGGCCAAATTGTGCAATCCCCACAACTCCCAAcacctcggcctccccgCCCCTTTTTCTGCAACCAAATCTGCAACCCCTTTCCCAAAACCACAAAGCCCGAAACCCCCCCGCAAAAGGGCCACGCCGCACACTCCGCCCGCCCGCCTCTGCTACACACGACTGAAACTCTTCCCAACCAAATGCGGTCCTCAAACATTAAACAAAGGTTTTTACCCTTTTTGTTGTCCACCTTTCATTATCAAAGCCCTTGTGCTGGGTAGGTGTCTTGAGAGACATGCCTGACTTTCCCAGACAAGACTGGCAACTCCATACGCACtgcaacaacaagaacaatCCCAGAAGGACACAAAAGCAAAACATGGGAAAAGTGTGCTACTACTGTAGTgtggcgagggtgtggaaaagaaaaacatgCAAAAGAAGAATATGCGGCCATCGGGAATCGAACCCGACTCTAATGCTTGGAAGGCATTAATGCTAACCACTACACCATGGCCGCTGACCTTGTTGTATTTACATTGCTCAAACACAGCCCTCAACACTGAACGGCTGGCTTGGCAGAACAGTAAAGCTCCATATCCCGTCCAGTTCCAGGCACAATGGAATAGACAATTGTCCAAAGTCGTCAGAAAATCATTCCAAGCAATAAACGCATCAACATACTAAGCATCAAGAAAACCATTTCCGAGTTCAAATCCAAATCCGTGTATTTCATCCCTTGTATGTATGTATCCCCTTGTCTATCCCCCTGCTTTGCTTTCCATAACCCCCTCAAACCGCCCAACCCCCgaatcccaacccccaaacactccccccccaaaaaaacgcTATATATGCATCCCATCTACCCTGCTCCAATCCAAGTCCTATAATGATAAAAGAAAAGCGGTAACAGAAATCTGGAAACGTGAGTAGTAACCtgtggaaaaagaaaaagaaagtgAGAAAAACCACCTGCGAGGAAAAGTAAGTGAAAGAAATCCCAAACAGGTAGGTGGTTGAATGAGCACCCCGGTGACAAACGCTGGAGAGAGGAAAACGGATAAAAGACGAGAAAGATCAACATTGTCGTGTGAGTGAAAAAGAAAGCTGTTGCTGTGACAAAAAGACCTAAAAGGAGTAAATGAAAGACTtcaagaataaaaaaagaaagcgaGTGACAGGGGTATTAAAATATCCTAGAAAAATTCCCCCCCTGTAATGTAAATCAACGAGTGAATTGAGTACTTTTGAATGAGTGTGTCTGTTGTTCGAGCACCGGCAACACCATTGTGGATGTGGCCAAGTATTTCTTTCGGGGTCTGCGGAATGGGTTGTTTGCAGTGCCAAATGTTGGCAAGAAGCGTCGTGAGCGAAGCGTCTGGGGAGACAAGAATGTCGCTAGTAAGGTGCCAGGTATTAAATGTTGTAAAGCGTTGTTGTCCCCTGATTGAGTTTCGGGCCGAGTGAGTGATTGTGTAAAGGGTAAATGAATGATGTAAAGCCAAGTGAGATGAGTTGCTGAAAGACCGACACCGGTGATGGTTGAACCGAAAAGTGAGCGAAAGTAGTAAATGCCGAAAGCTCCCCTCAGAGGGTCAACACTTGTCTGACCCGAAAAGCAAAAGACCACCAATGATGAAAggcagaagaaaaggaaCATCCGGGTGTTGTCGATCCTTTACTTGCCGGCGTTGCCAACGCTGCCGGCCCCAATCTGTCCCGTCTGCTGAAGCTTCACCAGGTTGGGTGCAGCAACACCTGGGCAGCCCGACCCCTTGGCACCGTTTAAGCTCTGCAAGACCTGGATCATGGCAGTGCCGCGCCTCTTCTGAGTCTCGATCGAAGTATCGGAGGCATCGTTGAACTCCCCAAGAGAAATGGGAATCGGCACACTGGGGTCCGGGAAGAAGCCCTGGCTGAGGCCCTGGGAGAGCTTGCCGAGGAAGTCTGGGTCGTTAGGAGCAGGTGGGCAGTCGCAGGGGATGAGCTTCTGGTTGGCGCCGACACAGCTTCCGACTTGGATGGTGTCCCGGCCATCACCGGCCTTGACACCAAAGTCCTGAGGAATGACGGCCGGGTTGACGCCGCCTTGGCGAGGGACGTGGACCAGGGCagaggccgaggcggcgaggagggagagaacAAAAGTGGTCTGCATTTTGAGAGAGTGGTGAAGTGGTTGTCGTCGAGACTGTTTGTAAATAGGTAGTGGTTGTAAAAAGGGAATGGCAAGGGTCCGGCCCAAGAATCAGAAGACGATGGTGAATGGAAGGAAAGACTGCGACCCGAAGatcttggtgttgtgaaTGAGTGCCGAGTGctggatggtgatgtgagAGAGGTTTGGATTTGAGACGGGATGACCTCCGATATATGTAGTGATCCGAAGTCAAGCTCCGAATGTGTGTTGACTGGGTGTGATGTCCCCCAAGATCAGGATGATGGATGGCCGGCCGTGGGTGACGGTGGCAAACGAAACGGCGCATCGCATCCTGTCCCGGGTTTTCGTTCCTCAAAGAGGGTGAGTCGATTGGGCCAGACGGCCTCGAAGTGGTGCAAAAGGGCGTATGCAGTGGAATCATTGAGTGCCGGTGCTGGGCGGTTATCGGAAATCCGGGCGATTTGCaacagaagaaggaaagaatCTGGAATACCACTCTCTAACGGTTTGCGGTCCCCTGCAGCGGCGTGGAACCGCGGACAGCCAGAAAGTCGGTTCAATGCAGGCCGCAGCCGTTGTGGCCGGCCTTGTTCAAGTGCTTGGATTGGCTGCCCTCTGTGCCCGGTGCAACGGCTGTTGAAGGGGTGGCCAAGCCCCGGGGCCGTCGCCGCGACACCCAATTCCCGGGTATCCACTCGGTCCCGGCACTGGCTGATGAAACGATTGAAAGAACGCTGCATGAAACATTTGGGAAAGGGTTTTTCAAGCAAATGCAGAATTGAGAGGTGATTGGTGAAGGAATGAAGCGCGATTCAAGACGCCGGCACTTGCCAGAGGAGATGGGAATGTGTGAGCAGTGCATTGGGACACCCCAGGCTCATATTTTGATACCATCATATTTGCCACGGCACACTATGCTCGGCGGGCTCAGATTCTGGTATCATCATTGCTCGCCGCACACCTTTCCCTATTTTCGCTTGCCTTTCGAGGCGGCAAGCTCTCAATGCGATGCTTGTCTTTCAAGGCGACAAGTTTGTCGGTCTGCTTCGTAATGTCCCTACTACTAGACAGTGACGGCGGTCAGAACCTATACATTACGGCTCCGTACCCTTGTGGAGGTACCGATTGCACACAGCCTTCTGGAAGGCAAGCCTAAGGGGAAAAAGATTGGTGTGAGGGAATGAGGCGAGATGGGTGGGATTTATACCTACCAGAAAACTGTGTTCTGCCACCTGCAGCTTGCAGCAGGCAACCATCAGTCGGTAGTGGAGACAACGGCGACTGACTCTGTTCTATGACAGTGACGCAGTCTTGTGAAGGTACCAGCAGTATCACACCCTTGGACATATGgaaggaagaaagggaaattTAGTTCAAGGGCCGAGAGAGCATCAGTGGAACTAATATACCTCAGGTCTGCAGCGATTGCCCCACTTTGAGTTCAAGAGCTTCCATGTTGTTAGGGTGTGGCTTCCTTCTATTGACGGTCATAACAGATAGCGTAGGCGTCTGCCTAGGAGGCTTGGATGGTTAGGTTCTTCATGTCAAACATTGTCAGTGCCAGACATACCCAGGTGCCAAATACCACCATCACAGGTCCTAATCCTATCCATGTCTTTCCCAGGTCGTTTTTCTCCGCGGTGACGACAAACCAGCCCGGAAATCATGGCACGAGGGGAAGTCCCATCCACAAGCCAAGGACACCAAATGAGAAGCACACAGATCAATTCTCATGATCGAATAAAACTTGAGCCTCATCAGAGGCTTCAGAAAAGATCAGCCCACCTTGAGGATCGCCCTCCCGTCCAACAACGACACCTGAGGCAAGAGGTCAGGTCCTGGAAGGCACACAACACAGCTCTGCCACAAACAACAAGCAGCTAATCAGGATCCGGACGCTTTAGTCCAGTGTACCTGAATCCAAACGAAAAATGGCAATAAGAAGCAGGCAAATACTGCACAAATGGTAGGTGTATGCAAGTGGATAAAATACAAGAGTGCTTCTATGTATGTTGAAACTCTCCCAAGGCAAGCAACTCCATGCAAACTCCTGACATGTCAGGAAAAAGATCCTTTACGTGACGTAATGTTGGCCTGACAGGATAACACGGTGCTCAAGGGCTCACCCTTCCTGCCCCTTTTTTCTCGGTGGACAGCAAGGAAGCCGACTTGAACTCTACTTTCGCACCAAAACCTCAACAATTCAACAAGGTTTCGTGGTGTAGTTGGTTATCACGTCAGTCTAACACACTGAAGGTCTCCAGTTCGAGCCTGGACGAAATCAATAACCTTTCATTTTTTGCTCATCTCCAGTCTCCACCACGGCGACAGGGGATCGATCCCCTTTTTGGGACACGAGACAGAACTCAGAATTCTTTTCTACAGACCTTTGAACATGAAAGGCCCAGTCATTCACTACTTGGGGTATCAAGAGACACAGAGCACCAAGGCCGAAATGCATGCATAACTTAAATCTTCATAACTACGGCATAACTCCTATCTCACAATATCATCTTGAACATTGGATCCCTGTCATCACCGCTACCCGCATGATGATCGTACTTCCCTCTCGCCTTGTCCTTATTGATTTTGATGCACCAAAAGACGTTTGTGAGAATGCTGTGCCCCCGTTAGCTTCACTCTCCACCCCGACAAAGATCTCCAGCGACTCACGCAAGCCACGCATAAACCAACAGCCCCAAGATGATGCTATGTCCTTTGTGGTACAACGGCCCGTCAACGCTCGGATACGCAAAAGTCGCCACAAAGCCTCCACAGTTGGCAACCGCCAGCTGCAGCGCCGAAGTTGTTGCCCTTTTGTAGTGACCAGCCGAGTTATTCGAGTTCCAGACGAGAATACACGGCACGCTGCTGTACATCCCGACAGCCATGAGACAGGTCATGCCGAACCGGACATTGGGAGAGGGGACGTTGCCGATGACCGCGTAGCCAACGATGGCGATGAGAAGAGTGAAGAGCATGATGACGCCCCGGAGCTTGAGACGGTCCGAGGCAAAAGCTACGGCGACTGTGACTGGCGTGGCCACGGCGTAGGGAATCACGGACCACAGCTGACTCTCGTTGGCGTTGGATGTGATTTTGAGGTCGTTGATGATTGTTGGGAGGAACAGGCCAAAGCTGTAAAGTCCCGATAGGATGGCAAAGTAGGCAGTGGCCGTGAGCCAGAcctggaggttgaggatgccgCGGCGCACTTCGGACCACTTGAATTTCTCTTCGCGTTCCAAGACGGGGCTGTTGACATGTCAGCATCACCTCACAGAAGCATTATAACATGCCCAGGCTTACTTGAACCTctcgtcaccaccggcagcTCCGATCTTCCCTTGCAGCCTCAGCTGCGCAAAGTCCCTCTCCTCTTGCGTCAGGTAGGACGCAGTGGCAACACTCGTCGGCAAGAAAAAGTACGCAATCACGCCGGCAACAACCGTCTgcccatctcatcagcagACAGACTCCATCAAACATCCGCAACAAAACTCACAATGACCCCCTCCATGATGAagatccacctccacccctcaAGCCCACCCCTAGGCCCGATCGCGGATAGACCCCTTGCCAGGAGACCTGATTCTCTGTCAGCCGCATCCCTTTCCACCTCCTTTCGACCCGCAGGAAAAAGCAACTCACCCCCAAAAGCGCCCGACAAACTAGCGGCCGTATAAAAAACACCAATTCTCACCGCCATCTCCTGCCGCGTGTACAACCCCGACAGATACAGCACCATCCCCGGgagcaaccccccctccgccaaccccaacactGCCCTCACGGCGAAAAACGAGCCAAAGCTCCTTACAAACCCCAGACACATCGTTACAATCCCCCAAACCACCGTCAGAAGCGGCAGCCAAACCCGGGGCGTTATCTTCTTGAGAAGAAGATTAGAAGGCAGCTCAGACGCGATGTAAGTGGCGTAAAAGACGGCAAGACCCCGGTTGTACTGCGTGTTGGAGATGGCAAGGTCCTTCTCGAGACCAATGATCTTGGCGTTGCCGACGTTGGTGCGGTCGAGGAaggagcagaggaagaggagggagaggatggggagtaTGCGGGTGTCCATCTTGAGGAGGACGCGCTTGGTGAGGCGGGCTTCGTCTTccggggagaagggggtggcgACGTCCTCGCGTTTGGCGGTTTCGGGGCCGCCGGTGGAGTGGTCGCTGTCGCTTTTCTCCAGCGCGGCGGTGCCCGCGATTGGGCGTGGTGTTGTCATCTTTATCGGTTCGTCTCTGTTGAGTGTACTGTGGCACACAGGCGACACGATGGCCCGTGAGATGTTCTTGGGTAAACTCGATCCGAGTAGAGGTCAAGGCTAGAGTAGCTTTGATACCAGGCTCGCGACACAATACGCCCGGGGCATGGGCAGGGTGAGGTGATATGCAACCTGACCTGCCTGTTTCCATGGTGCTGCCCTCTCCTGACGTTGCTACAGCGCCCCGACACTTTCCTCTCGCGCTGTCTCACCGAATTGGTGCTATCAATTTTTGATCTGCATGTATTCGCCCGAGACCGTGCCATTGACCGTGGTACAGCATCCTGGTGTCTCACTCAGCGCCAGTGACCTGACTGATCACTCAATGGCCATTGAGGGCCTGCAGACTACCCGCGCGCCGATAGCAACGGTGACAGTGAGATTGGCGGGGTGTCGCATAGTTCCCAGATTCATGAGATCATGATGACTCTCAAAGTTTCCGAGTCTTGATTCGGGATGTCTAGTTTATACATGGACAAGAGATTGTCAATGAGAGACGTTCGAGAAGAACGGTTATTCCCGGCTTGGTATTTTCCAGCGGGTTACAGTGGGGCGCCGTCCTCCTCACAGCGCATCGACCGCTAATCGGCGGGGAAGTGCCGGACCGGCCGCTGGATCTGAACCTCACCACAGCTCCTGGGTGTCAGTCACCAAAGacatcaaaagaaaaaaaagcgaCAAGAACAAAATATCTGGGCATCTTCACATGCTTCCATTCCATCTCATCAGTAAGCCACAATGAGATCCAAGCCGATGCTCGATGCCGAACTCCGACTCCCCATCGACATTGAGTGAGGAGACGCCCGAATTTGCTTCCTCCCGGCGCCCAAATCTATCTCCGACCACCTCGGCCCTTTCCGACCCCCCCATGTTCTGGTGACGTAGAACACCACTTGGCGCAGCCCATACGGAAGGGACCTGTTGATTGCAAGATCGGATGGCAGATTTGCATGCCTGCCTATCGCGCCCGCATCCGCGCCGTGCCGGCCGGGTGGGTTGGACGACGCTGTGTTTTGGTAGTCGACCTTCCCTTTGCCACGGCGTTGAGACGGCGAATGCTTTAAGACCAAAGGGATTGTTTTGTGTTTATTTGCGGTTGCGGTACCGGTCGTTGAGTCTTGATTGCTTTTGTGCCGGAGGCATTGAAGCAAGAT
This genomic window contains:
- a CDS encoding hypothetical protein (EggNog:ENOG503NYCA; COG:G), giving the protein MTTPRPIAGTAALEKSDSDHSTGGPETAKREDVATPFSPEDEARLTKRVLLKMDTRILPILSLLFLCSFLDRTNVGNAKIIGLEKDLAISNTQYNRGLAVFYATYIASELPSNLLLKKITPRVWLPLLTVVWGIVTMCLGFVRSFGSFFAVRAVLGLAEGGLLPGMVLYLSGLYTRQEMAVRIGVFYTAASLSGAFGGLLARGLSAIGPRGGLEGWRWIFIMEGVITVVAGVIAYFFLPTSVATASYLTQEERDFAQLRLQGKIGAAGGDERFNPVLEREEKFKWSEVRRGILNLQVWLTATAYFAILSGLYSFGLFLPTIINDLKITSNANESQLWSVIPYAVATPVTVAVAFASDRLKLRGVIMLFTLLIAIVGYAVIGNVPSPNVRFGMTCLMAVGMYSSVPCILVWNSNNSAGHYKRATTSALQLAVANCGGFVATFAYPSVDGPLYHKGHSIILGLLVYAWLAILTNVFWCIKINKDKARGKYDHHAGSGDDRDPMFKMIL
- a CDS encoding hypothetical protein (CAZy:GH18; antiSMASH:Cluster_5; EggNog:ENOG503NVAI; COG:G), with amino-acid sequence MPITVDGLTHINYAFAYIDPSSFEITTMDAQTPAKTFQDVVDLKGIKPSLQIYVSIGGAVLDLRTPTAVTDNGTAAQPVFGNIARTAANRQKFARALLKFMNQYGFDGADFDWEYPGAPDRGGKPDDTKNDVELFKTLREAFDKSGRRLGLTFTAPSSY
- a CDS encoding hypothetical protein (antiSMASH:Cluster_5; COG:G; EggNog:ENOG503P0PA), producing the protein MIPYKQLGFSDQCMTSVNTTLPSCPGWLHTHTGIGDASFQLLEDCQLRELCDSSCKKELGNLRNSIKAACTAKQDLVVPRRAGGIAYPGRSHSVFAIPSCPTRFACKSLTAFSVSFFADLYLYAAEA
- a CDS encoding hypothetical protein (antiSMASH:Cluster_5; EggNog:ENOG503P8YZ), which produces MQTTFVLSLLAASASALVHVPRQGGVNPAVIPQDFGVKAGDGRDTIQVGSCVGANQKLIPCDCPPAPNDPDFLGKLSQGLSQGFFPDPSVPIPISLGEFNDASDTSIETQKRRGTAMIQVLQSLNGAKGSGCPGVAAPNLVKLQQTGQIGAGSVGNAGK